The DNA region ACTTCAAGACGAACGGGCGATTCCTCACCTGATCCGGCTGCTTCAGGATGGCTGCCCCCTGGTAAGGGTCAGTGCTGCTTATGGGTTGGGACGGAATCCCAGTCAGGAAGCCGTTGATCCTTTGGTGGTTCAGTACAACCGTGATTGGAATGGGTACGTCCGGAAGGGGGTGGTCTGGGCCTTGGGAAATTGTCGCGATCGCCGTAGCCTTCCCACATTGATAGAGGCCATTAAAACCGATATTCCGGCGGTACGGCTGTGGGCGGCCAGTTCCCTGGCTCAAATGGCATCTGTTGGCTACGAGGCTGTGATTGCAGCCATTCCACCCCTATTAGAAGCGCTGAGACGAGATCCGATTCCCGCCGTTCGCAGTAACTGTGC from Leptodesmis sichuanensis A121 includes:
- a CDS encoding HEAT repeat domain-containing protein, encoding MYDEDDDLTFLNEDDLDSPLDHMAPVDAEAEAAKPDPEEMLALLESPQTNQRMLAARAFCELQDERAIPHLIRLLQDGCPLVRVSAAYGLGRNPSQEAVDPLVVQYNRDWNGYVRKGVVWALGNCRDRRSLPTLIEAIKTDIPAVRLWAASSLAQMASVGYEAVIAAIPPLLEALRRDPIPAVRSNCAWAVGQLCRELPSNVVYATAIDGLLEAIVEDEDLGVREDARAALLRVGDPRGLQLIEDLEQEGLL